The genomic window ACGTCATGGCCGCCGCGAAATCGGGTGCCGAGCAGGGCGATCCGCTGGCGCTGCGGGACCGGCTGATCGTCGAGATGCTGTACGCCACCGGCATCCGGGTCAGCGAGCTGTGCGGGCTGGACGTCGATGACGTGGACACCCACCACCGGCTGGTGCAGGTCCTGGGCAAGGGCAACAAGCAGCGCAGCGCGCCGTTCGGGTTGCCCGCCGCCGACGCCCTCGACGCCTGGCTGCGCGACGGGCGTCCCGCCCTGGCCACCGGGCAGTCCGGGCCGGCGCTGCTGCTGGGCGCGCGCGGACGGCGGCTCGACGTGCGCCAGGCGCGCACGGTCGTGCACCAGACCATCGCGGCGGTGGGCGGCGCCCCCGACATGGGCCCGCACGGTCTGCGGCACAGCGCCGCCACCCATCTGCTCGAGGGCGGGGCCGACCTGCGGGTGGTACAGGAGTTACTGGGCCATTCCAGCCTGGCGACCACACAGCTGTACACCCACGTCGCGGTGTCCCGGTTGCGGGCGGTGCACGATCAGGCCCACCCGCGCGCCTAGCGGTCGAGCGGCTTGAGCCGGACGCGCGTGTCCCTCAGCAGACCCAGCGGGTCGACGTAGTGGGCGCCGGACGCCGGGCCCCACATCGCACCCCAGTGCAGGCACGCCGGGGCGGGGCAGCCGCCGTGCCCGGCCAGCAGCTCGCCGAGCACGGTCTGCGCGGTCACCGGCTGACCGGCGCGGACCGCCGCCCGGACCGGCTCGTAGCTGGTGCGCAGGCCGCCCGGGTGGGCCAGCGACACCACCGGCCGCCCGGCCAGCATCCCGGCGAACACCACGATGGCCGGCCCGGCAGCGTATACCTGCTGGCCAGGGCGCCCCGGCAGGTCCACGCCGCGGTGCCCGGGCTGCCAGTCCGGGGAGGGCGCATCGAAGCCGCGGACTCTGCCGTCCAGGGCCGGCGCCGGTCGCAGCGGCCAGTCCAGGCGGACGTCGTCGGGGTCGGCGGCCGCCGGGGTGGCGCCGACCAGGGCCACGCACGCCAGCAGCGCTACCCACCGCACATCTCGAGTTCACCGCCGCGCCCACACCAGGGCCAATCGTCGCCGTCGATCTGTGCATGAATACCCAGGTGTGGAAGACACATGGGAAAAAGCACCAGCTGAGTCGGTGTAAACTGCTCGTCGCGGCCCGTTAGCGGGCTGACTTCGCGCGTCTGCATGGCGGCTCCCGTCCCACTAGGAGTTCGCATCGCCTGCCGGGAGGTCCCGCAAGGGTCCGGCATCGCAGCAGTCGCCAGGGCCCGGCCTCAACCCGATGCTGGGCGACAACCGAAACAAAGGAATGGCATCACCATGGCCGTCGTGACCATGAAACAGCTGCTGGACAGCGGCACCCACTTCGGGCACCAGACCCGTCGCTGGAACCCCAAGATGAAGCGGTTCATCTTCACCGACCGCAACGGCATCTACATCATCGACCTGCAGCAGACGCTGACCTACATCGACAAGGCGTACGAGTTCGTCAAGGAAACCGTCGCCCACGGTGGCAGCGTCATGTTCGTCGGCACCAAGAAGCAGGCGCAGGAGTCGGTCGCAGCCGAAGCGACCCGCGTCGGCATGCCCTACGTGAACCAGCGCTGGCTGGGCGGCATGCTCACCAACTTCTCCACGGTGCACAAGCGTCTGCAACGCCTCAAGGAACTCGAGGCCATGGAGCAGACCGGTGGCTTCGAGGGCCGCACCAAGAAGGAAATCTTGATGCTGACCCGTGAGAAGAACAAGCTCGAGCGCAGCCTCGGCGGTATCCGCGACATGGCCAAGGTGCCGTCGGCGATCTGGGTCGTCGACACCAACAAGGAGCACATCGCCGTCGGCGAGGCCCGCAAGCTCGGTATCCCGGTCATCGCGATCCTGGACACCAACTGCGACCCCGACGAGGTCGACTACCCGATCCCGGGCAACGACGACGCGATTCGCTCGGCGGCGCTGCTGACCAAGGTGATCGCCTCCGCGGTCGCCGAGGGCCTGCAGGCGCGCGCCGGCGTGGGCCGCGGCGACGGCAAGCCCGAGGCGGATGCGGCCGAGCCGCTCGCCGAATGGGAGCAGGAGCTGCTCGCCTCCGCGACCGCGACCGCGACGACTACAGCCACCACCGACGCCGCTGGAGGCGCACCCGAACCCACCCTCACGGAAGGCTGATATGGCGAACTTCACCGCTGCCGACGTCAAGCGTCTTCGCGAGCTCACCGGTGCCGGCATGCTCGACTGCAAGAACGCGCTGGCCGAAAGCGACGGCGACTTCGACAAGGCCGTCGAGGCACTTCGCATCAAGGGCGCCAAGGACGTCGGCAAGCGCGCCGAGCGGGCCACGGCCGAAGGCCTGGTCGCAGCCAAGGACGGCGCGCTGATCGAGCTCAACAGCGAGACCGACTTCGTTGCCAAAAACGACGAGTTCCAGAAGGTGGCGAGCGAAATCGTCGCGGCGGCAGCCGGATCGAAGGCCACCGACGTCGACGCCCTCAAGAGCGCTTCTATTTCTTCGGGGTCGGCGACTACCACGGTCGAGCAGGCCATCGCCGATCTGTCCGCCAAGATCGGGGAGAAGCTCGAGCTGCGTCGCGTCGCGTTCTTCGACGGCACGGTCGAGACCTACCTGCACAAGCGGGCCGCGGACCTGCCGCCGGCCGTCGGCGTGCTGGTGGAATACCTCGGCTCGGACCCGGACACAAGCTCAGCGGCCGCGCACGCCGTGGCGCTGCAGATCGCCGCGCTCAAGGCTCGCTACCTGACGCGGGAGGACGTCCCCGAGGACGTCGTCGCCAGCGAGCGGCGCATCGCCGAGGAGACAGCCAAGGCGGAGGGCAAGCCGGAGCAGGCACTGCCCAAGATCGTCGAGGGCCGGCTGAACGGCTTCTTCAAGGATTCCGTGCTGCTCGAGCAGCCGGCGGTGTCCGACAACAAGAAGACGGTCAAGGCGCTGCTCGACGAGGCGGGCGTGACGGTGACGCGGTTCGTCCGCTTCGAGGTGGGCCAGGCCTAGCCGGCGCACCCGAGGCGATAGCGTCAGTGTGATGAGACGCGTGCACGCTTTCGCCGATGATGCCCTCGGTGACCTCGACGCCGTGGGCCTCGGCGAGGCCATCCGCGTCGGCCGGATCGGCCGGCCCGAGGTCGTCGAGGCGGCCATCGCCCGGGCCGAAGCGGTCAACCCCGCGCTGAATGCCCTGGTGTACAGGGCGTTCGAGCATGCGCGCAAGACCGCGGCGGCCAACCCGTCCACCGGGTTCTTCAGCGGCGTCCCCACGTTCATCAAGGACAACGTGGACGTCGCCGGCCAGCCGACCATGCAGGGCGCCGATGCCTGGCAGCCGTTCGACGCCGCCGCCGACGGCGAGTTCACCCAGCTGTATCTGTCCACCGGGCTGACGTCGCTGGGCAAGACGCAGATGTCCGAATTCGGGTTCAGCGCGTCCGCCGAGCACCCCCGGCTGGGACCGGTCCGCAATCCGTGGGACACCGACTACACGGCCGCGGCATCGTCGTCGGGTTCGGCGGCCTTTGTCGCCGCCGGCGTGGTGCCGATCGCACATGCGAACGACGGCGGGGGATCGATTCGAATCCCGGCCGCCTGCAACGGGATCGTAGGCCTCAAGCCGTCGCGGGGCCGGTTGCCGCTGGACGCTGGGCTGCGCCGGATGCCGGTCGGCATCGTCGCCAATGGCGTGCTAACCCGGTCGGTCCGCGACACCGCGGCGTTCTACCGGGAGGTCGAACGCCTCTGGCGCAATCCCAAGCTGGCGCCCGTCGGCGACGTCACGGGACCGGGCCGGCAGCGATTGCGCATCGCCGTGGCGACGCGGTCGATCCGGCGCGAGTGCAGCCCCGAGTTGCGTGAGCTCACGCTGAAGACGGCCGCGCTGCTCGAGGAGCTCGGCCATCGCGTCGAACACCTCGATCTGCACCCGATTCCGGACAGCTTCGTCGACGACTTCGTGCTGTATTGGGGGTTTCTGGCGCTGGCCGAGGTGCGGACTGGGCGCCGCGTGTTCGGCGACACCTTCGACCGCGCCAAGCTCGACGCCCTGACGCTCGGCCTGGTACGGCACGCCGGCCGCAATCTGCGCCGGATTCCGACGGCGATCCTGCGGCTTCGGACGATGCGGCGGCGCAGCGCCGAGTTGTACCGCACCTACGATGCGCTGCTGACTCCGACGCTCGCCGACCCGACACCGCGGATCGGTTACCTGGCGCCCACCGACTACGAACAGGTGATGGGCCGGTTGATCGATTGGGTGACGTTTACCCCGCTGCAGAACGTTACCGGGGATCCGGCGATTTCGCTGCCGCTGGCCCAGGCCGCCGACGGCATGCCGGTGGGGATGATGTTCGCCGCCGACATCGGTCAGGAGGCGCTGTTGCTCGAACTGGCCTACGAGTTGGAAGCGGCCCGGCCCTGGGCCCGGATCCAGGCGTCCGGATAACTGCGCGGGCGATCCGCTTCGCCGCGCTCGCGATCGCCGCTGGTCAGTCCGACCCGAGCCGTTCCAGCATGCGCTTGAACTCGCGCCGCTGGGGCGCCGTCAGCTTCTCCAGGATGCGGTCGTCGGCGATCCGCACCGCGGCCTCCGCCCGTTTCAGCAGCGTGCGGCCCTGAGCGGTCAGCGTGGCCGGCAGCGCCCGCCCCGACGACACCGACGCCGGTCGCGCGACGGCGCCGACCTCTTCCAGCCTGCGCAGCACCGTGTTCATGGCCTGCGGTGTCACGTTCGAGTTACGCGACAATTCGGCGCTCGACAGGCCTGGGGTCGTGGAAAGCATTCGCAGGCAGACGAATTCGGGAAGCGTCAGGCCCAGCGGGCCCAGCACGGCGGAAACCTCGGGCCGCAGCACGGCCGCCACCCGGTACAGGAGGTAGCCCAGGGGAGCATCGTCGGTCGCAGCCACGCCAACGATATTGACATATCGACTCGCCGGCCGGACGCCTCGTGGCCGCCGTTGCCGAGCACCCTGCGTCGTTCCGACGCCAAGGCACAACGAACGTTCGCCAAGGCGCACGATTCGGCGGCCGACGAATACGGCAGCGAGGAGCGCGCCAACCGGGTGGCCTACGCCGCCGTCAAACGCAGTTTCGAAAAGGTCGGCGACCACTGGGAGCCCAAGGAGAAGAAGGGGCCCTCGGACGAACGCGCCTAACGCGGCGGCCTGCGAAACACCGCGCCCTCGGCCGAGGGCGTCGACGCCAACGCCAGCAAGAAGCATCTGCTTGACATCGCCCGGCGCCTGGACGTGCACGGGCGCTCGACGATGACCAAATCCGAGCTGGTTGACGCGATCAAGAAGCACAACCGCAAGGTGCGGAGCAAGTAGCCGACTTTTGCCAAAGCGGCTGTCCAACCATAACTTTCGCCACGGAATCGCTGGTCGCCGGACGGCCGAGCGAGCCGGCCGAAATCGCGAATCATGTTGTATTCCAAACCATTTGTCATTCGCGCGGCAATAGACGTCGAGCCGGCCGCGATGCCCCCGTGAACCGAGTTGGCGATGAGGCTTTTGAGACTGGATGAGATCTCTGAGGTATTTGCGGGCGATTGTGGCGCAATGACATTAATCGGGTGCATAGCGAATTGACCTGCATCCGAATGTCTGCCGTGTTACCGCAGTTCGGGAGCGGGATGTTTGAATCCCGTTTCGACCGGCTATGCGGATTGAGTTGCGGTGATAGGCCTCCGCGCTGGGGGCCAATCATCGTGGTGTTGGAAATGATTCGGACTGAAAGGTATTCAGCATGAAGTCCACTGCAATGAAATCGGTGATCGGGGCCGCCGGTATCGTCGCTGTCGGTGTTTTCACCGCAGCGACCACATCGGCTGCGCCACCCAACATCCAGGGATTCGGCACCAGCGAGCAGCTGGTGGACGGGCCGCTGATCACCAACTACACCGTGAGCAACCTGCAGCCGAGCAACGCGGCGATTCCCGGGTACACGCCGAAAGGCACGTTGTACCAGGCCGATGTCACCGCGCGGGCCGACGGCGGGCTGGTCACCCCGATGGTCAACGACTTCATCGCCCGCGGGCCCAACGGCCAGAATTACCGGGTGATCGACAAGGTCCAGGCCCCGGGCAGCCTTAACCCGGCGCCGATCGCGCAGGGCAACGAGTCCACCGGCACCCTCTACTTCGACGTGACCGGCGCGCCGCCCAACGGCGTCGTCTACAACGACGGAATGCAAGACATTCTGATCTGGACGTCAAACGTGCCGGGCGGATCGGGTCCCGGCGTAACGCCGAACACCACGCCGGCGCCGGGTGCGCCTCCGGGACCGGCTCCCGCGCACACCTAGGCCGCGGGCCCGCCCGAGCCTGAAAAGGTTTCAGAACTCCCCGCGCCACCGCCGGTGGCGTGGGGAGTTCTGCGTCAGCACCCCCGCCATGTCACCGAAATACGAAGAATCGGATCCGGCGCGGATGGGTACCCGTCCACCATGAGTAACACCGATCACAGGCCCGCACAGTTGCGAGCCCAGTCACAGAAACATGCCGAACAGGCGCGGGCGAAAATGGCGGAGCGACGCAACGGCCGGGACGGCGGAGTGAGCGGCTGGGTGGCGGAGCGCGCCGGCCGGTGGGATCTCAGCGGGCAGGACGAAACCACCCTGCAGCGCCAGAGGTTTTTCTGGAACGTGTTGGTCGACTATTGGTTTCGCATGGAAATCGACGGCTGGGAGCACATTCCCGCGCCGCCGGCCCTGCTGATCGGCATCCACTCCGGGGCGCCGTTCGTCTGGGACGCCTGGACCGTCGGCCTGCAATGGTGGCGGCGGTTCGGTCAGCAACGCCCCCTGCACGGCACCGCTCATGACGCCCTGATGGCCATCCCGCTGTTCGGGCGCTACTTCCGGTCGATGGGCGTGCTGCCGGCCGCGCCGGATGCCATCGCCACCGCCCTGGCCGAGGGCCGCGATGTGGCGCTGTGGCCCGGCGGGGAGGTCGACTCGCTGCGGCCCTGGACAGAGCGCGATCGCGCAAACCTGGCGGGACGTTCGGGTTTCGTGAAGATGGCGATACGCGCCGGGGTCCGCATCGTGCCGGTCGCGACCGTCGGCGGGGCCGATGCCATGCCGGTGCTCTTCCGCGGCGACCGGCTCTCGCGAATCTTGCACCTCGATCGCGTTCTGCGGCTCAAGGTCTTTCCGCTGGCTATCTCGCTGCCCTGGGGCATCGCCCCGGCCGCTTTGCCGCAACTTCCGTTGCCGGCCAAGATCAGGACCCGGTTCATGCCCGCGATCGAGCTCGACCACGATCCGGTGCGCGCCGAGGACGACGACTACGTCGACCGCAAGTACCGCGAGGTCCAGGACAGCATCCAGCAAGGCATGGACGCGCTGGCGCGCAAACGGGCGCTGCCGCTGTTTGCGTAACGCGAAGTCCTTGTAGCGCAGGACTTTCGAATTCGAACGTGCGGTGCGGTCAACGAGCGACGGCGTCGGACGCCGGCTCGTCCGCCGACGCCCACGCCGGTTGCTGCACCGGGTCGGTGAATATCCACTGCGGCTGCGGCGGCGTCAGCGCCATGTAACCCACCCCGCGGACGGTGTCGATCATCGACTCGTGTTGGGTGCCCAGCTTGGCGCGCAGCCGTCGCACGTGGACGTCGACTGTGCGGACCCGTCCGGTGGAGTCGTATCCCCACACCTCGTGCATCAGCCGGGTCCGACTGAAAGCCCGACCCGCATGTTGGACAAGGAAATTCAACAATTTGAATTCGGTGGCGGTCAGCCCCAGCTCCTTGCCGCCCAGCGAGGCGGCGAAGGTGGCGGGGTGCAGCAGCAGGTCGCCGAATTTCAGGGTGCCGTCAACGGCGTTGCGCCGTCGCTTGATCGCGAGTCGCAGCCGTGCCTCCAGTTCATCGGCCCCGGCGGCGGGCAGCAACACGTCGTCGCAGTGCCAGTCGATATCGACGGCGACGAAGTTGGTGGGCGCTACGACGACCACCACCGCGACACCGGGCGCGGTAGAGGTGAGCCGACGGCAGACCGCGCGGGCCGCCGCGAGGTCGCTGCGCGCATCGACGATCGCCGCGTCGACGGCATGCCGGCGCCCGGCGCCGTCGTCCTGGAGGGCCGCCCGGCGCATGGTGTGCGTCAACGCCTTCAGCGCCGGCAACGCCGCTTCGAAATCGTCCTGGTCAGAGACGAGTAGGACGTCCAAAGCTATCTCCAAACCTCGTGAGGGGTGTGCCTTACCCCTGCCCCCGTCGGCACTCGCAGGGAGATTTCTGCCAGCGCAACGCTGTGTACCCCCCAGGGGGTGAAGTATGCCAACTTTTCGGTTCACGGTTGGGGAAAATCCACGTCCCGGCATCGGATCCGGAAAACCCCACTCAGTCGATGGGTCCGGTCCGTGTACACGGACCGGACCCATCCTGGTGGCAAGCTATTGGTGCGACTTCTGGCGCTCCTCGGCGACCTCGGCACTGCCACGAGCCGCCTCGGCCTCGGCCTCTTTCTTGGCCGCGTCGCGCTGGGCTTCGGCCTTGTCCTGCTGCGCCTGGCCCTCGCGAGTCAGGTCGTCTTGACCGGTGACCGCGCCGACGGCTTCTTTGACCCGGCCCTTGACGTCTTCAACGACGCCCTTGACGGCTTCCGCGGGTCCTGACTTGTTGTCGTCCGACATGGATGATTCCCCCTCAGTGGCGTACTGGCGTGAGCGCTGCAACGCTCCTGGCAATCGATCGCGTCGATCGATCCAATGACACGGCGGGGCGGGGCCCTGCATTCTCAAAACCACTGGTTCCCGCCGTCTCGGACGTTATTCCCAGGCCACCGGCAGCTCAAACATGCGGTGCCGGAAAGCAAGTCGTGATCATCCGATGCCTGGGTGACCTGCGCAGACGGGTTGCGGCGTCGACCCGGACCGTCGAGCGGACACATAATGCACCCCGCCGGGGCGCGATTGTGTTGCGATGGGGCAGGATGTGAATGCCGTTCCGGAAAGGGCCGTCCGGGATCGCACTGTCATGCGAGGAGTCTGATGACGCAGCCCGAGCCGAACAGCGCCAACGGGGCGCAGCCATCCTCCGGGAACCACCCAGAAGCGTCCGGCCAGCCGCCGAGCCGGGCCAAGTATTCGCGAGTGCTGCTCAAGCTCGGCGGCGAAATGTTCGGCGGCGGTCAGGTCGGACTGGACCCCGATGTCGTCGCCCAGGTGGCCCGGCAGATCGCCGAGGTAGTCCGCGACGGCGTCCAGGTCGCGGTGGTGATCGGCGGCGGCAACTTCTTCCGCGGCGCGCAGCTGCAGCAGCGCGGTATGGAGCGCACCCGCTCGGACTATATGGGCATGCTCGGCACCGTCATGAACAGCCTTGCGCTGCAAGACTTTCTGCAGAAGGAAGGCATCGACACCCGGGTCCAGACCGCGATCACCATGGGCCAGGTCGCCGAGCCTTATATTCCGCTGCGCGCGGTTCGTCACCTGGAGAAGGGCCGGGTGGTGATCTTCGGGGCCGGCATGGGGTTGCCATATTTCTCCACGGATACCACCGCCGCCCAGCGGGCGCTGGAGATCGGCGCCGAGGTGGTGCTGATGGCCAAGGCGGTCGACGGCGTATTCACCGAGGATCCGCGCGAGAATCCCGATGCCGAACTGCTCACCGCGATCAGCCATCGGGAAGTCATCGATCGCGGCCTGCGAGTGGCCGATGCCACGGCGTTCAGCCTGTGCATGGACAATGGCATGCCGATCCTCGTGTTCAACCTGTTGACCAACGGCAATATCGCCCGCGCGGTTGCTGGTGAGAAGATCGGAACGCTGGTCACCACCTGAGGGGAAGGCGCGGAAATGCGTGCCGCGACGATGCAGAGCGCAGCTATGAGGAGGAGAGGCACAGATGATTGACGAGGCCCTCTTCGATGCCGAAGAGAAGATGGAAAAGGCCGTCACCGTCGCGCGGGACGACCTGTCCAACATTCGAACCGGCCGCGCCAACCCGGGCATGTTCTCCCGGATCGTGATCGACTACTACGGCACCAACACCCCGATCACCCAGCTGGCCAGCATCAACGTCCCCGAAGCCCGCCTGGTGGTGATCAAGCCGTACGAAGCCAATCAGGTGAACGCGATCGAGAACGCGATCCGCAACTCCGACCTCGGTGTCAACCCCACCAACGACGGCACCCTGATCAGGGTGGCCGTACCGCAGCTCACCGAGGAGCGCCGCCGCGAGCTGGTCAAACAGGCCAAGAGCAAGGGCGAGGACGCCAAGGTCTCGGTGCGCAACATCCGCCGCAAGGCGATGGAGGAGCTGCACCGCATCCGCAAGGACGGCGAAGCGGGCGAGGACGAGGTCGGCCGCGCGGAGAAGGACCTGGACAAGACCACCCAGCAGTACGTCAACCAGATCGAAGAGCTCGTCAAGCACAAAGAAGGCGAGCTGCTGGAGGTCTAGCGGCCGCTCAGCAGCTATGTTTTCGGGTCAGTGGCAACCTCCGACGCCGGCACCGGCACCCAGTCCGACGAATCGGCTCGTGGGGCCAAGAAGACATCGCGGGCGGGACGCGATCTGCCCGCCGCGATAGCGGTGGGCCTGTTCACCGGTGGCCTCGTCGTCGTGACGCTGCTGGTCGCGCCGCGGTACTGGGTGGTCCTGTGCGCGGGAGCGATCCTGGTCGCCAGCCACGAGGTGGTCCGGCGCCTGCGCGAAGCGGGCTACGTCATCCCGCTGATCCCGTTGCTGATCGGCGGGCAGGTCACCGTGTGGCTGACCTGGCCGTACGGTGCCCGGGGCGCGTTGGCCGGGTTCGGCGCCACCGTCGTGGTGTGCATGTTCTGGCGGTTGTTCATGCACGACGAAAGCCGGCACCACGATCCGGCGGCCGGTCCGCCGCCGCCGTCGAACTACCTGCGCGACGCGTCGGCGACCATCTTCCTGACCGCGTGGGTCCCGCTGTTCGCCTCGTTCGCCGCGTTGCTGGTCTATCACCCGCAGGAGGGCGCGGCGCGGGTTTTCTGCCTGATGATGACCGTCGTCGCCTCCGACGTGGGCGGGTACACGTTCGGTGTGTTGTTCGGCAAGCACCTGATGGTTCCGATGATCAGCCCCAAGAAGTCCTGGGAGGGTCTGGCCGGATCGCTGCTCTGCGGGATCACCTCGGCGTTGCTGATCGCCACCTTTTTGGCCCGCCGGCCCCCGTGGGAGGGTGTCGTGCTGGGCGTCGTGCTGGTGCTGACGTGCTCGCTCGGCGATCTGGTGGAATCTCAGGTCAAGCGCGACCTCGGCATCAAGGACATGGGCCGGCTACTGCCCGGCCACGGCGGTCTGATGGACCGGCTGGACGGGGTGCTTCCGTCGGCGGTCGCGGCCTGGACGCTGTTCACCTTGCTGCCCGCCTGACACCGCCATACTGGACACGTGATGGTCGGAGAATTGGTGTTCGATGCGCCGCGCCGCGGTCTGCCGCCGCGGCATCTGGCCGACCTCGACGAGGCGGGGCGCGCGTCGGCCGTCGCCGAACTCGGGTTGCCGCCGTTTCGGGCCAAGCAGCTCGCGCAGCAGTACTACGGCCGGTTGATCGCCGATCCGCGGCAGATGACCGACCTTCCGGCCGGCGTGCGCGATGCGGTCGCCGAGACGATGTTCCCGAATCTGCTCACGGCGGCCACCGAGATCACCTGCGACGCCGGCCGGACGCGGAAGACGTTGTGGCGCGCCGTCAACGACCCTGCCGGCACCACGTTCGAATCGGTGCTGATGCGCTACCCGCAGCGCAACACCGTGTGCATCTCGTCGCAGGCCGGCTGCGGGATGGCGTGTCCGTTCTGCGCCACCGGGCAGGGCGGCCTGACCCGCAACCTGTCGACCGCCGAGATCGTCGAACAGGTGCGAGCCGCCGCCGTCGCGGTCCGCGACGAATTCTCCGACCGGCTGTCCAACGTCGTCTTCATGGGGATGGGGGAGCCGCTGGCCAACTACGCGAGGGTGCTGGCCGCGGTGCGGCGCATCACCGAGGCTCCGCCGCACGGTTTCGGGATCTCGGCCCGCGCCGTCACGGTGTCGACGGTGGGTCTGGCGCCGGCGATCCGCAAGCTCGCCGACGAGCGGCTCGGGGTGACGTTGGCGCTGTCGCTGCATGCCCCCGACGACGAGCTGCGCGACACGCTGGTCCCGGTCAACAACCGCTGGAAGATCAGCGAGGCCCTGGACGCGGCCCGATACTACGGCGACGTCACGGGCAGGCGGGTCTCCGTCGAGTATGCCTTGATCCGGGACGTCAACGACCAGCCGTGGCGAGCCGACCTACTGGGCGAGCGGCTGCACGGCGCGCTGGGGCCGCTGGTGCACGTGAACCTGATTCC from Mycobacterium shigaense includes these protein-coding regions:
- a CDS encoding lysophospholipid acyltransferase family protein encodes the protein MSNTDHRPAQLRAQSQKHAEQARAKMAERRNGRDGGVSGWVAERAGRWDLSGQDETTLQRQRFFWNVLVDYWFRMEIDGWEHIPAPPALLIGIHSGAPFVWDAWTVGLQWWRRFGQQRPLHGTAHDALMAIPLFGRYFRSMGVLPAAPDAIATALAEGRDVALWPGGEVDSLRPWTERDRANLAGRSGFVKMAIRAGVRIVPVATVGGADAMPVLFRGDRLSRILHLDRVLRLKVFPLAISLPWGIAPAALPQLPLPAKIRTRFMPAIELDHDPVRAEDDDYVDRKYREVQDSIQQGMDALARKRALPLFA
- a CDS encoding MPT63 family protein encodes the protein MKSTAMKSVIGAAGIVAVGVFTAATTSAAPPNIQGFGTSEQLVDGPLITNYTVSNLQPSNAAIPGYTPKGTLYQADVTARADGGLVTPMVNDFIARGPNGQNYRVIDKVQAPGSLNPAPIAQGNESTGTLYFDVTGAPPNGVVYNDGMQDILIWTSNVPGGSGPGVTPNTTPAPGAPPGPAPAHT
- a CDS encoding MarR family winged helix-turn-helix transcriptional regulator, with protein sequence MAATDDAPLGYLLYRVAAVLRPEVSAVLGPLGLTLPEFVCLRMLSTTPGLSSAELSRNSNVTPQAMNTVLRRLEEVGAVARPASVSSGRALPATLTAQGRTLLKRAEAAVRIADDRILEKLTAPQRREFKRMLERLGSD
- a CDS encoding amidase — encoded protein: MRRVHAFADDALGDLDAVGLGEAIRVGRIGRPEVVEAAIARAEAVNPALNALVYRAFEHARKTAAANPSTGFFSGVPTFIKDNVDVAGQPTMQGADAWQPFDAAADGEFTQLYLSTGLTSLGKTQMSEFGFSASAEHPRLGPVRNPWDTDYTAAASSSGSAAFVAAGVVPIAHANDGGGSIRIPAACNGIVGLKPSRGRLPLDAGLRRMPVGIVANGVLTRSVRDTAAFYREVERLWRNPKLAPVGDVTGPGRQRLRIAVATRSIRRECSPELRELTLKTAALLEELGHRVEHLDLHPIPDSFVDDFVLYWGFLALAEVRTGRRVFGDTFDRAKLDALTLGLVRHAGRNLRRIPTAILRLRTMRRRSAELYRTYDALLTPTLADPTPRIGYLAPTDYEQVMGRLIDWVTFTPLQNVTGDPAISLPLAQAADGMPVGMMFAADIGQEALLLELAYELEAARPWARIQASG
- the rpsB gene encoding 30S ribosomal protein S2, whose protein sequence is MAVVTMKQLLDSGTHFGHQTRRWNPKMKRFIFTDRNGIYIIDLQQTLTYIDKAYEFVKETVAHGGSVMFVGTKKQAQESVAAEATRVGMPYVNQRWLGGMLTNFSTVHKRLQRLKELEAMEQTGGFEGRTKKEILMLTREKNKLERSLGGIRDMAKVPSAIWVVDTNKEHIAVGEARKLGIPVIAILDTNCDPDEVDYPIPGNDDAIRSAALLTKVIASAVAEGLQARAGVGRGDGKPEADAAEPLAEWEQELLASATATATTTATTDAAGGAPEPTLTEG
- the pyrH gene encoding UMP kinase, with the protein product MTQPEPNSANGAQPSSGNHPEASGQPPSRAKYSRVLLKLGGEMFGGGQVGLDPDVVAQVARQIAEVVRDGVQVAVVIGGGNFFRGAQLQQRGMERTRSDYMGMLGTVMNSLALQDFLQKEGIDTRVQTAITMGQVAEPYIPLRAVRHLEKGRVVIFGAGMGLPYFSTDTTAAQRALEIGAEVVLMAKAVDGVFTEDPRENPDAELLTAISHREVIDRGLRVADATAFSLCMDNGMPILVFNLLTNGNIARAVAGEKIGTLVTT
- the mbp1 gene encoding microaggregate-binding protein 1 — encoded protein: MSDDNKSGPAEAVKGVVEDVKGRVKEAVGAVTGQDDLTREGQAQQDKAEAQRDAAKKEAEAEAARGSAEVAEERQKSHQ
- a CDS encoding tyrosine recombinase XerC, giving the protein MQAILDEFDEYLDLQCGRSAHTRRAYLGDLRSLFAYLDERGAGLDGLNLPLLRSWLASGATTGAARTTLARRTSSVKAFTAWAARRGLLTADPAARLQVPKAHRTLPAVLRQDQALDVMAAAKSGAEQGDPLALRDRLIVEMLYATGIRVSELCGLDVDDVDTHHRLVQVLGKGNKQRSAPFGLPAADALDAWLRDGRPALATGQSGPALLLGARGRRLDVRQARTVVHQTIAAVGGAPDMGPHGLRHSAATHLLEGGADLRVVQELLGHSSLATTQLYTHVAVSRLRAVHDQAHPRA
- the tsf gene encoding translation elongation factor Ts; translation: MANFTAADVKRLRELTGAGMLDCKNALAESDGDFDKAVEALRIKGAKDVGKRAERATAEGLVAAKDGALIELNSETDFVAKNDEFQKVASEIVAAAAGSKATDVDALKSASISSGSATTTVEQAIADLSAKIGEKLELRRVAFFDGTVETYLHKRAADLPPAVGVLVEYLGSDPDTSSAAAHAVALQIAALKARYLTREDVPEDVVASERRIAEETAKAEGKPEQALPKIVEGRLNGFFKDSVLLEQPAVSDNKKTVKALLDEAGVTVTRFVRFEVGQA
- the frr gene encoding ribosome recycling factor; amino-acid sequence: MIDEALFDAEEKMEKAVTVARDDLSNIRTGRANPGMFSRIVIDYYGTNTPITQLASINVPEARLVVIKPYEANQVNAIENAIRNSDLGVNPTNDGTLIRVAVPQLTEERRRELVKQAKSKGEDAKVSVRNIRRKAMEELHRIRKDGEAGEDEVGRAEKDLDKTTQQYVNQIEELVKHKEGELLEV
- a CDS encoding winged helix-turn-helix domain-containing protein, yielding MALDVLLVSDQDDFEAALPALKALTHTMRRAALQDDGAGRRHAVDAAIVDARSDLAAARAVCRRLTSTAPGVAVVVVVAPTNFVAVDIDWHCDDVLLPAAGADELEARLRLAIKRRRNAVDGTLKFGDLLLHPATFAASLGGKELGLTATEFKLLNFLVQHAGRAFSRTRLMHEVWGYDSTGRVRTVDVHVRRLRAKLGTQHESMIDTVRGVGYMALTPPQPQWIFTDPVQQPAWASADEPASDAVAR